GCCGTTTTGAATTTATGGTGATGCCGGGAGAAACCGAAGCGCAGCTCAGCGAACCGCAGAATATGCGCCAGCTCTTGAGCAAAGTGCTACCGAACCCGGACAACGTTGAGCTGATCCGCCAGCGCGTGTATACCCATAACGCCCGTCTGGCCGAACGTTTTCGTATTGACCGTGTGCTGTTGGCGGGCGATGCGGCGCACATTATGCCGGTCTGGCAGGGGCAGGGGTACAACAGCGGTATGCGTGATGCCTTCAATCTGGCGTGGAAACTGGCGCTGGTGATTAATGGCAAAGCCGATGATGCGCTGCTGGATACCTACCAGCAGGAACGCCGCGACCACGCCAAAGCGATGATCGATCTCTCCGTGACCGCAGGCAACGTACTTGCGCCGCCGAAACGCTGGCACGGGACGGTGCGCGACGGAGTTTCCTGGCTGCTGAACTATATTCCGCCGGTCAAACGCTACTTCCTGGAAATGCGCTTTAAGCCGATGCCGCAGTACCACGCCGGGGCGCTGGTTCGTGAAGGCGAGGCGAAAACGTCACCGGTCGGCAAGATGTTTATCCAGCCGAAGGTGACACTGGAAACAGGTGAAGTGACCTTACTCGACAACGTTATTGGACCGAATTTCGCGGTCATCGGTTGGGGTTGTAACCCGCTGTGGGGCATGAGCGAGGCGCAGATCCAGCAGTGGCAGGCGCTGGGCACGCGGTTTATCCAGGTGGTGCCGGATACACAAATCAGCACCGATCAGGATAACCACGCCGGCGTTACCCGCATTGGCGATACGCAAAACCGCCTGCGCGCGTGGTTTGCCCAGCACAACGCCGCGCTGGTGGTGATGCGCCCGGACCGCTTTGTCGCCGCCATCGCCATTCCGCAAACCCTGGGCAGCACCCTGAATAAACTGGCGTCGGTAATGACGCTGACCCGCGTTAATGCCGATATTCCCGTTGAAAAGGTGGCCTGATATGCACGCTTATCTTCACTGTCTTTCCCACTCGCCGCTGGTGGGTTACGTCGACCCGGCGCAGGCCGTGCTCGACGAGGTTAATGGCGTGATCGCCAGCGCCCGCGCACGTATTGCGGCGTTCGATCCTGAACTGGTGGTGCTGTTTGCCCCGGATCACTACAACGGTTTTTTCTACGACGTGATGCCGCCGTTCTGTTTAGGCGTGGGAGCCACGGCGATCGGCGATTTCGGCAGCGCGGCGGGGGAACTGCCGGTGCCCACCGATCTCGCAGAGGCCTGCGCCCATGCGGTGATGAAAAGCGGTATCGATCTTGCCGTGTCCTACAACATGCAGGTCGATCACGGCTTTGCGCAGCCGCTGGAGTTTTTGCTTGGCGGTCTGGAGAAAGTGCCGGTGCTGCCGGTGTTTATTAACGGCGTCGCTACGCCGCTGCCGGGCTTTCAGCGTACCCGTATGCTCGGTGAAGCGATCGG
The Citrobacter arsenatis DNA segment above includes these coding regions:
- a CDS encoding bifunctional 3-(3-hydroxy-phenyl)propionate/3-hydroxycinnamic acid hydroxylase, whose amino-acid sequence is MTTINPDIQPAVQHTVQVAIAGAGPVGLMMANYLGQMGIEVLVVEKLDTLIDYPRAIGIDDEALRTMQSVGLVENVLPHTTPWHAMRFLTPKGRCFADIQPMTDEFGWSRRNAFIQPQVDAVMLEGLTRFPNVRCLFSRELEAFSQQNGEVTLNLKAPDGQRETVKAQWLVACDGGASNVRRSLNVPFEGKTAPNQWIVVDIANDPLSTPHVYLCCDPVRPYVSAALPHAVRRFEFMVMPGETEAQLSEPQNMRQLLSKVLPNPDNVELIRQRVYTHNARLAERFRIDRVLLAGDAAHIMPVWQGQGYNSGMRDAFNLAWKLALVINGKADDALLDTYQQERRDHAKAMIDLSVTAGNVLAPPKRWHGTVRDGVSWLLNYIPPVKRYFLEMRFKPMPQYHAGALVREGEAKTSPVGKMFIQPKVTLETGEVTLLDNVIGPNFAVIGWGCNPLWGMSEAQIQQWQALGTRFIQVVPDTQISTDQDNHAGVTRIGDTQNRLRAWFAQHNAALVVMRPDRFVAAIAIPQTLGSTLNKLASVMTLTRVNADIPVEKVA
- the mhpB gene encoding 2,3-dihydroxyphenylpropionate/2,3-dihydroxicinnamic acid 1,2-dioxygenase: MHAYLHCLSHSPLVGYVDPAQAVLDEVNGVIASARARIAAFDPELVVLFAPDHYNGFFYDVMPPFCLGVGATAIGDFGSAAGELPVPTDLAEACAHAVMKSGIDLAVSYNMQVDHGFAQPLEFLLGGLEKVPVLPVFINGVATPLPGFQRTRMLGEAIGRFASSLNKRVLFLGSGGLSHQPPVPELAKADAHMRDRLLGSGKQLPENERELRQQRVISAAEKFVVDQHSLHPLNPVWDNRFMTLLEQGRLQELDAVSNEELSAMAGKSTHEVKTWVAAFAALSAFGNWRSEGRYYRPIPEWIAGFGSLSATTQN